A region of Sphingomonas sp. DNA encodes the following proteins:
- a CDS encoding Gfo/Idh/MocA family oxidoreductase, whose amino-acid sequence MGGLHARNAAAHSRIELAWIVDPNLSLATPLAAETGATVASLDTVLADPEVRGVIVASSTDAHLANTLDCLRAGKAVFCEKPLSLSAGELEEAAGELRKPGLPPLFVAFNRRFDPHIAALAHGVANGRIGSLESLHIVNHDPAPPALEFVPRSGGLFKDFTIHDFDLAAWLMPVPIVELFAFASCLIDPAIAELGDNDTAKLVLRDAGGALCMISNSRRTGYGYDQRIEAFGSKGALRIENLRNNAVVGWGESGPAEAAFPYGFPDRYADGYRAELDHFADLMAGKATSLAGFAESLAAIRLADAAAESVRTGAAVAIAPEGC is encoded by the coding sequence ATGGGCGGGCTGCATGCCCGCAACGCGGCCGCGCATTCGCGGATCGAGCTCGCCTGGATCGTCGATCCAAACCTCTCGCTCGCGACCCCGCTCGCCGCGGAGACCGGGGCGACGGTCGCGAGCCTGGATACGGTGCTGGCCGATCCGGAGGTGCGCGGCGTTATCGTCGCCAGCTCGACCGACGCACACCTCGCCAACACGCTGGATTGCCTGCGCGCGGGCAAGGCGGTGTTCTGCGAGAAGCCGCTTTCGCTTTCGGCCGGGGAACTTGAGGAGGCGGCCGGGGAACTGCGCAAGCCGGGCTTGCCGCCTTTGTTCGTCGCCTTCAACCGGCGTTTCGACCCGCATATCGCGGCGCTCGCGCACGGAGTCGCGAACGGTCGGATAGGCAGCCTCGAATCGCTGCACATCGTCAATCATGATCCGGCGCCGCCGGCTTTGGAGTTCGTGCCGCGCAGCGGAGGGCTGTTCAAAGACTTCACCATCCATGATTTCGATCTCGCCGCCTGGCTGATGCCGGTCCCGATCGTCGAGCTCTTCGCCTTCGCCTCCTGCCTGATCGATCCGGCAATCGCCGAGCTTGGCGACAACGACACGGCGAAGCTGGTCCTGCGCGACGCCGGCGGTGCATTGTGCATGATCAGCAACAGCCGCCGCACCGGTTACGGCTATGACCAGCGGATCGAGGCATTCGGATCGAAAGGTGCGCTGCGCATTGAGAATCTGCGCAACAACGCCGTGGTCGGCTGGGGCGAAAGCGGGCCGGCCGAAGCGGCTTTCCCCTATGGCTTTCCGGATCGCTATGCCGATGGCTACCGCGCCGAGCTGGATCATTTCGCCGACCTGATGGCGGGGAAGGCCACATCCCTGGCCGGTTTCGCCGAAAGCCTCGCCGCGATCCGCCTCGCCGACGCCGCCGCCGAATCGGTCCGCACCGGGGCCGCCGTCGCCATCGCTCCGGAGGGTTGCTGA
- the iolG gene encoding inositol 2-dehydrogenase, producing MHDIAVIGAGRIGRIHARNAIAEPGLSLRYIVDPLAEAAAALAAETSAETASLDEVLVDQAVAGIVVASSTDTHLDFSIAALQAGKAVFCEKPIDLDLERARAAGAILGAPEARLFMGFNRRFDPSFRDLQARLATGEMGTLETLHIISHDPAPPPVEYVKVSGGLFRDMTIHDFDMARWLLGEEPVEVYAAGAALVDPAIAAAGDIDTAKILLRTATGRICVISNSRRSGYGYDQRIEAFCSRGLIRAGNVSATTVETWSESGPSHAPFQNFFLDRYAAAYRAEMRHFADMIETGARPLIGYDDAIRALAIGEAANASARERRMVRLD from the coding sequence ATGCACGACATCGCCGTGATCGGCGCGGGCCGGATCGGCCGCATCCATGCCCGCAACGCCATCGCCGAGCCAGGACTGAGCCTGCGCTATATCGTCGACCCCCTCGCCGAAGCCGCAGCCGCGCTCGCCGCGGAGACCAGCGCCGAGACCGCCAGCCTGGACGAAGTTCTCGTCGATCAAGCAGTGGCAGGCATCGTGGTCGCAAGCTCGACCGACACCCATCTCGATTTCAGCATCGCCGCACTTCAGGCCGGCAAGGCGGTGTTTTGCGAGAAGCCGATCGATCTCGATCTCGAACGCGCCCGCGCCGCCGGTGCCATTCTGGGTGCGCCGGAAGCCCGGTTGTTCATGGGCTTCAACCGCAGGTTCGATCCCAGTTTCCGCGACCTCCAGGCCCGTCTCGCCACGGGCGAGATGGGCACACTCGAAACGCTGCACATCATCAGCCACGATCCGGCGCCGCCGCCGGTGGAATATGTGAAGGTCTCGGGCGGTCTGTTTCGGGACATGACCATCCACGATTTCGACATGGCGCGCTGGCTGCTCGGCGAGGAGCCGGTCGAGGTCTATGCGGCCGGCGCCGCGCTCGTCGATCCGGCCATCGCCGCTGCCGGCGACATCGACACCGCCAAGATACTGCTGCGCACCGCCACCGGACGCATATGCGTGATCAGCAACAGCCGCCGCTCCGGCTATGGCTACGACCAGCGGATCGAGGCCTTTTGCAGTAGAGGGCTGATCCGCGCCGGCAATGTGAGCGCCACGACGGTCGAAACCTGGAGCGAAAGCGGACCGTCTCATGCCCCCTTCCAGAACTTCTTTCTCGATCGCTACGCCGCGGCCTACCGGGCCGAGATGCGGCATTTCGCCGACATGATCGAAACCGGGGCGCGGCCGCTCATCGGCTATGACGATGCGATAAGGGCCCTGGC
- a CDS encoding MurR/RpiR family transcriptional regulator, with protein MRQETEAPATAEEFRAKLLERYDELSKRLQQIARYVLDEPNEVALETLAVIAQRCGVQPSAIVRFAQSFGFSGASQMQRLFRDGLLSNDAALGYGERVRRFNAAVDRSTSGQGLLPEFIDGNVLALQNLGQTVSEEEMRAAVKLIAGADLIQVAGFRRAFPIAAYLSYSLQQLGKRVIFVDGVGGLARPQVNTIGPKDVLIAVSYQPYAPEAVDAVTLAASRGARILSISDSHVSPIAKAASVVLQVRDSETRGFRSLAASMCLAQALVIGFAFDADQTAKRKK; from the coding sequence ATGCGGCAGGAAACCGAAGCGCCGGCCACGGCGGAGGAGTTTCGCGCGAAGCTGCTCGAACGCTATGATGAACTGAGCAAGCGCCTGCAGCAGATTGCCCGCTATGTGCTCGATGAGCCGAATGAGGTCGCGCTCGAGACCCTCGCGGTGATCGCCCAGCGTTGCGGCGTTCAGCCCTCGGCGATCGTTCGCTTCGCCCAGTCCTTCGGCTTTTCCGGCGCCAGCCAGATGCAGCGGCTGTTCCGCGACGGCTTGCTCTCCAACGACGCGGCGCTCGGCTATGGCGAGCGCGTCCGACGGTTCAACGCCGCCGTCGATCGCTCGACGAGCGGACAGGGGCTGCTGCCGGAATTCATCGACGGCAATGTGTTGGCGCTGCAGAATCTCGGGCAGACGGTGAGCGAGGAGGAGATGCGTGCGGCGGTGAAGCTGATCGCCGGCGCCGATCTCATCCAGGTGGCGGGCTTCCGCCGTGCATTTCCCATCGCCGCCTATCTGTCCTACTCGCTGCAGCAACTCGGCAAGCGGGTAATCTTCGTCGACGGCGTCGGCGGCCTTGCCCGGCCGCAGGTCAATACGATCGGGCCAAAGGACGTGCTGATCGCGGTCAGCTACCAGCCTTATGCACCGGAGGCGGTGGATGCGGTGACTTTGGCCGCATCGCGCGGCGCCCGCATCCTTTCGATCAGCGACAGCCATGTCAGCCCGATCGCCAAGGCGGCATCGGTGGTGCTGCAGGTGCGCGATTCCGAAACCCGCGGCTTCCGTTCGCTCGCCGCCTCGATGTGCCTCGCCCAGGCGCTCGTCATCGGCTTTGCCTTCGATGCCGACCAGACCGCGAAGCGCAAGAAGTGA